From a single Rhizobium lusitanum genomic region:
- a CDS encoding DUF1499 domain-containing protein gives MTIRFDRPVSHAARAARLIASFALVLCGVILIGHRFGPLETPYFVLLLLVSAGFAAFAVLLAVIGLTQLWRIAALGGVSAVKALIYAALPLAIVGIGAERYWTRPAIYDVSTDLVDAPEWLATPEAKQLWLPARHLVTSGDREAQNVAYPALTSRRYEGASDRVLEAVRKVAGDNHITIVKVEGTDLVDPNGDQRPRRRTPRQRPSPTADDSAVTDMPDVIPVPTPRPYRDGVADLIRQSTDVVLQGQTRTRIFGLPFDVLIRLREEAETTLVDVRVASRYGQDDLGVSADIAESYLKALDAELLGIAGG, from the coding sequence ATGACCATTCGCTTCGACCGTCCCGTTTCGCATGCCGCCCGCGCCGCGCGCCTGATTGCTTCCTTTGCGCTGGTGCTGTGCGGGGTAATCCTGATCGGCCATCGATTCGGGCCGCTGGAAACACCTTATTTCGTTCTGCTGCTGCTGGTTTCGGCCGGATTCGCCGCGTTTGCGGTACTGCTCGCGGTCATCGGCCTCACGCAGCTCTGGCGGATTGCCGCCCTCGGTGGCGTTTCGGCCGTCAAGGCGCTGATCTATGCCGCGCTGCCGCTGGCGATCGTCGGCATCGGCGCGGAGCGCTACTGGACGCGACCGGCGATCTACGATGTGTCCACCGATCTCGTCGATGCTCCGGAATGGCTGGCGACGCCGGAGGCGAAGCAACTCTGGCTGCCGGCCAGGCACCTTGTAACATCAGGGGATCGCGAGGCACAAAATGTCGCCTATCCCGCGCTCACCAGCCGCCGCTACGAGGGAGCCTCCGACCGCGTGCTGGAAGCCGTGCGCAAGGTCGCCGGTGACAATCACATCACCATCGTCAAGGTTGAAGGCACTGATTTGGTCGATCCGAACGGCGATCAAAGACCGCGCCGCCGTACGCCCCGGCAACGCCCGAGCCCAACGGCGGATGACAGCGCCGTCACGGATATGCCCGATGTCATCCCGGTGCCGACGCCGCGCCCCTATCGCGACGGCGTGGCGGATCTCATCCGCCAGAGCACCGATGTTGTGTTGCAGGGGCAGACTCGCACCCGCATTTTCGGCTTGCCTTTCGACGTACTGATCCGCCTGCGCGAAGAGGCGGAGACGACACTGGTCGATGTCCGCGTCGCCTCGCGCTACGGACAGGACGACCTCGGCGTCAGCGCTGACATAGCCGAGAGCTATCTGAAGGCGTTGGACGCCGAACTTTTAGGGATTGCCGGAGGCTGA
- a CDS encoding MBL fold metallo-hydrolase: MSTPEFELAFEAAYGRAVPVAPGIERMTVNNPSAFTFHGTNSYIVGGSSVAVIDPGPENEEHFAALLTALKGREVTHIFVSHTHRDHSPLAKRLKEATGALTVGQGPHRAARPLHEGEVNPFAESSDMDFRPDITLGDGESVSGDGWQLTALLTPGHTANHACFALEGIGIVFSADHVMAWATTIVAPPDGSMADYMASLERLLARDDRLFLPGHGGPVKEPASFMRGLRTHRRMRERAVLERIKAGDRLIPEMVKAIYRDTDPRLHGAAALSVLAHLEDLVEKGLVQTDGPPALLGAYRPA; the protein is encoded by the coding sequence ATGAGCACACCCGAATTCGAGCTTGCGTTCGAGGCCGCCTATGGCCGCGCCGTGCCGGTTGCGCCCGGCATCGAGCGGATGACGGTCAACAATCCCAGCGCCTTCACCTTCCATGGCACCAACAGCTATATCGTCGGCGGCTCGTCCGTGGCGGTCATCGATCCCGGTCCGGAGAATGAGGAGCATTTTGCCGCCCTGTTAACGGCGCTGAAGGGGCGCGAGGTCACGCATATCTTCGTCAGCCACACCCATCGCGACCACTCGCCGCTCGCCAAGCGGCTGAAGGAGGCAACGGGCGCTCTCACGGTCGGCCAGGGGCCGCATCGGGCCGCGCGGCCGCTGCACGAGGGCGAGGTCAATCCTTTCGCCGAGAGCTCGGACATGGATTTCCGGCCGGATATCACACTTGGCGATGGCGAAAGCGTCTCGGGGGATGGTTGGCAGCTGACCGCGCTTCTGACGCCCGGCCACACGGCCAATCACGCCTGTTTCGCGCTGGAGGGCATCGGCATCGTCTTTTCCGCCGACCATGTCATGGCCTGGGCAACCACGATCGTAGCACCACCCGATGGCTCCATGGCCGACTACATGGCCTCGCTCGAGCGGCTGCTTGCCCGCGACGACCGCCTGTTCCTGCCCGGCCATGGCGGACCGGTAAAAGAGCCCGCCTCCTTCATGCGTGGGCTCAGGACCCACAGGCGCATGCGCGAGCGTGCCGTGCTGGAGCGCATCAAGGCCGGCGACCGGCTAATCCCCGAGATGGTGAAGGCCATCTACCGCGACACGGACCCGCGCCTTCATGGCGCGGCGGCGCTGTCGGTGCTGGCGCATCTGGAGGATCTGGTGGAAAAGGGCCTGGTACAGACGGACGGGCCGCCGGCCCTGCTCGGGGCCTACCGCCCTGCCTGA
- a CDS encoding cupin domain-containing protein yields the protein MSQYRARPPAVPTVLVDDDVVRITRWDFEPGADTGHHVHGLGYVVVPMTDCQFLLEEPNGERRVDIAKGAAYRREAGVEHNVVNAGSEPMSFIEVEYKQS from the coding sequence ATGAGCCAGTATCGTGCCCGCCCGCCCGCTGTTCCCACCGTGCTTGTCGACGATGATGTCGTGCGGATTACCCGCTGGGATTTCGAGCCGGGCGCCGATACCGGCCACCATGTCCATGGCCTCGGCTATGTCGTGGTGCCGATGACCGACTGCCAGTTTCTGCTCGAGGAGCCGAATGGAGAGAGGCGCGTCGACATTGCCAAGGGTGCGGCCTACCGGCGGGAAGCCGGGGTCGAGCATAATGTGGTCAATGCCGGCTCCGAGCCGATGTCCTTCATAGAGGTCGAATACAAGCAATCATGA